From Elaeis guineensis isolate ETL-2024a chromosome 16, EG11, whole genome shotgun sequence, a single genomic window includes:
- the LOC105060636 gene encoding ERAD-associated E3 ubiquitin-protein ligase HRD1B, whose product MVRLQTYAGFSFLATITAIYYAFNSRGQFYPAMVYLSTSKICFVLLLNMGLVIMCIMWQLVKRLFLGSLREAEVERLNEQSWREVMEILFAITIFRQDFSVSFLTMVTALLLIKALHWLAQKRVEHIETTPSVPMLSHIRIVSFMVFLLVLDCLFLYNFLKSLIQTRQASVALFFSFEYTILATTTVSMFVKYVFYVSDMLMEGQWERKAVYTFYLELVRDLLHLSLYIFFFLVIFLNYGIPLHLIRELYETFRNFRIRVADYIRYRKITSNMNERFPDATPEELNVSDATCIICREEMVTAKKLLCGHLFHVHCLRSWLERQHTCPTCRALVVPPENRPAGSRQHGTPTEFHQTGPAVAGTSTQDPDSSAVGDNISQHQARLRAAALAASLYEKSFAPTNTFVWSSDYALQPQMIILEMEKQSTGEEAPSGQPPPYQPSFQSQYTLTSMPPGSSVIFHQNSAGNPDLQRSLLKAQENLIQSQIEFLQARLQILQQQQKADHEVNSGDAVPAATDYKGKAVAASNSSASIADCGQHGETEDADTD is encoded by the exons ATGGTGAGGCTCCAAACATATGCTGGGTTCAGTTTCCTGGCCACCATTACAGCAATATATTATGCATTTAACAGCAGAGGGCAATTTTATCCAGCTATGGTGTATCTCTCCACTTCAAAGATCTGTTTTGTGCTTCTTTTAAACATGGGTCTGGTCATCATGTGTATAATGTGGCAGCTAGTCAAGCGTTTGTTTCTTGGTTCTCTAAGAGAAGCAGAAGTTGAGAGGCTGAATGAACAATCATGGAGGGAGGTCATGGAGATCCTTTTTGCTATCACCATATTCCGGCAAGATTTTTCTGTATCTTTTCTTACAATGGTCACTGCCCTTCTATTGATCAAAGCCTTGCACTGGTTGGCTCAAAAGAGAGTTGAACATATTGAGACAACTCCATCTGTACCTATGCTGTCTCACATACGCATAGTATCTTTCATGGTGTTTCTTCTTGTTCTGGATTGTCttttcttatataattttttgaagtcCTTGATACAGACACGGCAAGCATCGGTTGCTCTCTTCTTTTCATTTGA atataCAATTCTAGCAACAACAACTGTGTCAATGTTTGTCAAATATGTTTTCTATGTGAGTGACATGCTTATGGAAGGGCAGTGGGAAAGGAAGGCTGTTTATACTTTTTACCTGGAACTTGTTCGAGACCTTCTTCACCTGtctctatatatatttttcttcctAGTCATTTTCTT GAACTATGGTATCCCATTGCACTTGATCCGTGAGCTCTATGAGACATTCCGCAATTTCAGAATTCGTGTTGCTGATTATATCCGTTATCGCAAAATCACATCGAATATGAATGAACGTTTCCCAGATGCAACACCAGAGGAGCTTAATGT AAGCGATGCGACATGCATTATATGCCGTGAGGAGATGGTGACAGCCAAAAAGTTGCTCTGTGGACACCTTTTTCATGTGCATTGTCTGAGATCTTGGTTAGAGCGGCAGCATACTTGCCCTACATGCAGAGCCTTGGTTGTTCCCCCTGAAAACAGGCCAGCTGGATCTCGCCAACATGGAACTCCAACCGAATTTCATCAGACTG GACCAGCAGTGGCTGGCACATCTACTCAGGACCCCGACAGCAGTGCAGTGGGTGACAATATAAGTCAGCACCAGGCAAGGCTTCGAGCTGCTGCCTTGGCTGCTTCATTATATGAGAAGTCATTTGCTCCAACAAACACATTTGTCTG GTCTTCAGATTACGCTTTGCAGCCCCAGATGATTATTCTAGAGATGGAGAAGCAATCAACTGGTGAAGAAGCACCGTCTGGACAACCGCCGCCATACCAACCTTCCTTTCAAAGTCAATACACTTTGACATCCATGCCTCCTGGCTCTAGTGTTATCTTCCATCAGAATTCTGCTGGCAATCCTGACCTACAACGTTCACTATTGAAGGCGCAGGAAAATCTTATTCAGAGTCAGATTGAG TTTCTGCAAGCCCGGTTGCAAATTCTACAGCAGCAGCAGAAGGCGGATCATGAGGTAAACAGTGGAGATGCAGTTCCCGCTGCCACTGATTACAAGGGAAAGGCTGTTGCTGCATCAAATTCTTCTGCATCTATAGCTGATTGTGGTCAACATGGGGAGACCGAAGATGCTGACACGGATTAA